The Pocillopora verrucosa isolate sample1 chromosome 14, ASM3666991v2, whole genome shotgun sequence genome has a segment encoding these proteins:
- the LOC131776463 gene encoding trichohyalin-like isoform X2: protein MPDPKFHEKKDMYDHRDQLDSNQERSRRRSSGSSDRGLTSPPPISLGKRVEVDLKEKQKKFEGLDKNAEEQSAVLKGKARPKSWGPGEIRKALQKQGSVDVAFKEKHQNYEKIQRQATTESAVLEGKLRPHADRDGRPEKVILGGRSDVKLREKQKDFEQRDYQAQREKAVLEGNLRTSATDGKAIRPNSVMVPKREQIKLSEKKATFEQLDKRAEQDSSILRGQYKPPLTDTGSLKRSSRVALPRDANVGLLEKQRTFEDKDSQARKESEILQKNKRNAFDSPVKEPTPLSTSTRPRIAGFQSSFDRKWVASDISRQSQQERPSRPVSNYYDYSSFNDYPRANGFDEITASTEGIYRVSVEEPVESVPSVGYEQMNTWQNQRGFSEEQRSSKHDERLDKDRNGEYSDYVKRRYEESKRRQGEEPVEINLTDAKNLSYRDLVRAPRKKSRETFIREKNTVVPAEEMPWRKEVREVKEKRHLLSDEEQDANYAPRPTSPRSELGKSQYLELVAPPSKKEVYAFDGEKNSAGENVEEMPWRKEVKDIRRSASVEEPQQSNAEHTRIRPPSLKTRDAFVTTRDDKDEEEMPWRKEVRELQEKPRTEDDLEYQGDKPPPKPDSSPSPNFRKMSYKDFINVPSKKRRDIFQAQLQKEEEEMPWRKEVREIKKSMAEDEEGEYQKTSATPAHSAPEQNDRSFGYKEFSPKPIAKPKEGLLVSQDKEEQEMPWRKEVREMKRSVLEDEPVKRSSATNVHSSQEATRDYRKLSYRDFVARPRKKSFESFLSGEEKEKEEMPWRKEVRELKYRPPDDEEIKQSSRSELQSSNDDSFHNIRDHSIQRVTESERERSRKEPYHAPSAGVQNMSYKDFVCPPSKTDELQGQVQRKTRVKDLTRKFTDIEAENTLPRKGRPPAQKSLVDIGELKRIEREMRTKSWHGFPDDYDSDDEYERRRNRSEEEAEERVRQHYHRENISGMEELDDVFQDPEGYFDQIRAPPPEKFDEVVVKEVPVQHNAPSWNERDDRGLQVVTVRSTNDHDHNNRYDLHKQPFSYSPDSDSYYDKSPVMDGSLSNNTLLDDRVVVKQTWIQPNRVELPEASPNPPGHEGRKNLHKEYAERDNGQLLPQRRDERTYQRDNIKSIPFKPNVGYHRNDETFSSKSVDLNEEKCFIDESYYSEHSRLYYPGSYGYRGRNQGQIDDDDWKSREVRPGLQNHGNQPTKVSIKGDNAMVFGSPIMVTAKPRPQQPTQNEGQGDYRHEQPGVYDFIPVKERVLNDRDVIPAKRESSYFSRSTVEPMPNNKEQMENARRLVLQDIKHRGENEVNKPPQEPRMSSRPQVFGVFARTDQKDSYNRDDMRERQPSNLPQKELENNFQEHGLHDTQDNLQGFNAGVDRQGATMYLERRLQQEEKRYDYENSASSHTELHPVVVATVESETRKWGDGVFETSPKDENRAARGRVINFSYEQEDEMHEGHKKEGTNMIGNDTSVYVAANLVQVEGYDASWKQEQKQKEEMVREQLRDAEYREKYRREFEEKNRKQRENSKYLMSQVQMRATMDAEEDDVEEIERVRNDNIGERNEIPPRKSHSSDEDVLKAVAAEEDYWQKNLSKKIGSEKKDTRHSEPPRRVSSSESLTRINGIDYVSEDNVVRKEKKSFDQEEHLRKLKAEEESVAQEAERQMRERAALRQQAQAEEPIITPVEKPSVEFSVNEEMFADLPTEEKHNKHFYDENSNYSGPNTETSVLRNGYHNDEEYTLRKQLEHEENERHYSDYISKPQAEVLPTNGHLESDVHHKTPAKLLRENGDQYYQDNIPGNSDAAPEVNGFEGYSIYETFIHGESNHVICASCGTSIEKSPSMYIAELDRYWHVNCFSCVVCRAWFGDEYSPVLHITNSMLHCERCYITDEGERCTEV from the exons ATGCCGGATCCAAAATTTCACGAGAAAAAAGACATGTACGACCACCGTGATCAACTT GACTCAAATCAAGAAAGATCTCGCCGTCGGTCGAGTGGTTCTTCGGACCGCGGTCTGACGTCACCACCACCGATTTCACTTGGTAAGAGAGTTGAGGTGGacttgaaagagaaacaaaagaaattcgAAGGGCTTGACAAAAACGCGGAAGAG CAATCTGCTGTGTTGAAAGGCAAAGCTCGGCCAAAGTCCTGGGGACCTGGAGAGATAAGAAAGGCACTGCAAAAACAAGGCTCTGTTGATGTAGCGTTCAAGGAAAAACACCAAAACTACGAAAAAATTCAGCGTCAAGCAACTACG GAAAGTGCTGTGTTAGAGGGGAAGTTACGGCCGCACGCAGATAGGGATGGAAGACCAGAAAAAGTAATTCTTGGAGGAAGATCAGATGTGAAACTCCGtgagaaacaaaaagattttgaacAACGTGATTATCAAGCTCAAAGG GAGAAAGCCGTTCTCGAGGGAAACCTTCGTACGTCAGCCACAGACGGAAAAGCAATACGTCCCAACTCTGTCATGGTTCCAAAACGTGAACAGATTAAGCTGAGCGAGAAAAAAGCAACTTTCGAACAACTTGATAAGCGAGCTGAACAG GACTCGTCGATTCTTCGTGGCCAGTATAAACCACCGCTCACAGATACTGGCAGCCTTAAGAGATCATCCAGAGTTGCCCTTCCGAGAGATGCAAATGTTGGTCTTTTAGAAAAGCAGCGCACTTTTGAAGATAAAGACTCTCAAGCGCGGAAG GAAAGtgaaattcttcaaaagaaCAAACGAAATGCATTTGATAGTCccgttaaagaacccacaccACTGAGCACTTCTACGCGGCCACGGATTGCTGGTTTCCAGTCCTCCTTTGACAGAAAATGGGTTGCCTCTGACATCTCAAGGCAAAGCCAGCAGGAGAGACCCTCTCGACCAGTGTCCAACTATTACGACTACAGCAGCTTCAATGACTACCCAAGAGCAAACGGTTTTGATGAAATTACCGCAAGTACAGAAGGTATATACCGAGTGTCAGTTGAAGAACCAGTAGAATCCGTTCCTTCGGTTGGATATGAGCAAATGAACACTTGGCAGAATCAACGAGGATTTTCAGAGGAACAAAGAAGCTCGAAACATGATGAACGCTTAGATAAAGACAGAAACGGAGAGTATTCCGACTATGTGAAGCGACGTTATGAAGAGTCCAAGAGGAGACAGGGGGAAGAACCTGTGGAGATAAACTTAACAGATGCCAAAAACCTGTCTTATCGTGATCTTGTACGTGCTCCACGCAAAAAGTCACGCGAGACGTTCATACGCGAAAAGAATACCGTCGTTCCAGCGGAAGAGATGCCATGGCGGAAGGAAGTTCGAGAGGTCAAAGAGAAAAGACATCTTCTTTCTGATGAAGAGCAAGATGCTAATTATGCGCCACGGCCTACCTCGCCACGTTCTGAATTGGGTAAGTCACAGTATCTTGAACTTGTCGCTCCGCCCTCTAAAAAAGAAGTGTACGCTTTCGATGGAGAGAAAAATTCAGCGGGCGAAAATGTCGAGGAAATGCCATGGAGAAAAGAGGTCAAAGATATAAGAAGATCTGCATCTGTAGAAGAACCCCAGCAATCGAATGCAGAGCACACGCGGATTCGACCTCCCTCGCTAAAGACCCGTGATGCGTTTGTGACTACAAGGGATGACAAAGACGAAGAAGAGATGCCGTGGAGGAAAGAGGTAAGGGAACTTCAGGAGAAACCAAGAACAGAAGATGACCTGGAGTATCAAGGTGACAAACCACCGCCTAAACCGGACTCGTCACCCAGTCCAAATTTCCGGAAAATGTCTTACAAAGATTTCATAAATGTGCCTTCAAAAAAACGTCGGGACATTTTTCAGGCTCAGCTccaaaaagaagaggaagaaatgCCTTGGCGAAAGGAAGTacgtgaaataaaaaaatcgatGGCAGAAGACGAAGAAGGAGAATACCAGAAAACGTCTGCGACTCCAGCTCACTCTGCTCCGGAACAAAATGACCGATCATTTGGCTATAAAGAGTTTTCACCCAAACCTATCGCAAAACCAAAGGAAGGCTTGTTGGTTTCTCAAGATAAGGAGGAGCAAGAGATGCCATGGCGTAAAGAAGTGCGTGAAATGAAAAGATCAGTGCTCGAAGATGAGCCCGTGAAGCGTTCGTCTGCCACAAATGTTCATTCGTCACAAGAAGCAACCAGAGACTATCGGAAACTCTCGTATCGTGACTTTGTTGCTAGACCGAGGAAAAAATCCTTTGAGAGCTTTTTATCTGGcgaagaaaaggagaaggaagagaTGCCGTGGAGGAAAGAAGTACGGGAGTTAAAATATAGACCTCCTGATGACGAGGAAATCAAGCAGTCATCTCGTTCCGAGCTTCAATCCTCTAACGACGATTCCTTTCATAACATCCGTGATCATTCCATCCAGCGGGTTACAGAAAGTGAGCGTGAAAGGAGTCGAAAAGAGCCTTATCATGCCCCCTCTGCTGGAGTTCAAAACATGTCGTACAAGGATTTTGTTTGTCCACCATCGAAAACAGATGAACTGCAGGGTCAAGTACAGCGTAAGACTAGAGTGAAAGACCTAACCAGGAAGTTTACAGATATCGAGGCAGAGAACACTCTTCCCAGAAAAGGCAGGCCGCCAGCACAGAAATCTCTGGTGGACATTGGAGAGCTGAAGCGTATCGAACGCGAAATGAGAACAAAAAGTTGGCATGGCTTCCCAGACGATTACGACTCAGATGACGAGTATGAGCGGAGAAGGAACCGCTCAGAAGAAGAAGCAGAGGAAAGAGTTAGGCAGCACTATCATCGCGAGAACATTTCTGGAATGGAGGAGCTGGACGACGTGTTTCAAGATCCAGAGGGATACTTCGACCAGATTCGAGCTCCTCCGCCAGAGAAGTTTGACGAAGTGGTGGTGAAAGAAGTGCCTGTTCAGCATAATGCTCCTTCCTGGAATGAACGTGATGACAGAGGGTTGCAAGTAGTGACAGTACGCTCAACAAATGACCATGATCATAACAATCGATATGACTTACACAAACAGCCATTTTCGTACTCTCCCGATTCAGATAGCTATTACGATAAAAGCCCTGTCATGGATGGATCTCTTTCAAATAACACCCTATTAGATGATCGAGTTGTTGTGAAGCAGACCTGGATTCAGCCCAATCGGGTGGAATTACCTGAGGCCTCTCCGAATCCTCCAGGACACGAGGGCAGAAAGAATCTCCATAAAGAATATGCTGAAAGAGACAATGGTCAATTGCTGCCACAACGTAGAGATGAGCGAACATACCAGCGAGATAACATAAAGAGTATACCGTTCAAACCAAATGTTGGTTATCATAGAAACGACGAAACCTTTTCGTCAAAGAGCGTTGATCTTAACGAAGAGAAATGTTTCATTGACGAGAGTTATTATTCAGAACACAGCCGGCTTTACTATCCAGGAAGTTATGGTTACAGAGGCAGGAATCAAGGTCAAATCGATGACGATGATTGGAAATCAAGAGAAGTTCGTCCTGGTCTACAAAATCATGGAAATCAGCCAACCAAAGTATCTATCAAAGGTGACAATGCCATGGTTTTCGGCTCTCCGATTATGGTCACTGCCAAACCAAGACCCCAACAGCCGACACAAAATGAAGGCCAAGGGGATTATAGACACGAGCAACCTGGAGTGTACGACTTCATACCAGTCAAAGAAAGGGTTTTGAATGACAGAGATGTAATTCCAGCTAAAAGAGAAAGTTCGTATTTCAGCAGAAGTACCGTTGAGCCCATGCCAAATAATAaggaacaaatggaaaatgctAGGCGACTTGTTTTACAAGACATTAAACACCGCGGGGAAAACGAAGTCAATAAACCACCGCAAGAACCCAGAATGTCGTCTCGTCCACAAGTGTTTGGCGTGTTTGCACGCACTGATCAGAAAGATAGTTACAACCGTGACGATATGCGAGAACGTCAACCATCCAACTTGCCTCAGAAGGAGTTAGAGAACAACTTTCAGGAACACGGACTTCACGACACGCAAGATAATTTACAGGGTTTCAATGCAGGCGTAGATCGGCAAGGTGCGACTATGTACTTGGAAAGACGACTCCAGCAGGAAGAAAAGAGATATGATTACGAAAATAGTGCCTCCAGTCACACTGAGTTGCATCCTGTGGTTGTAGCTACGGTAGAGAGCGAAACTCGAAAGTGGGGAGATGGAGTGTTTGAAACATCTCCGAAAGATGAAAATCGAGCCGCGAGGGGACGAGTCATAAACTTTTCATATGAACAGGAAGATGAAATGCATGAGGGACACAAGAAAGAAGGTACAAACATGATTGGCAATGATACATCTGTTTACGTGGCTGCGAATCTTGTTCAGGTAGAAGGTTACGACGCTAGCTGGAAacaggaacaaaaacaaaaggaagagATGGTGAGAGAGCAGTTGCGGGATGCTGAATATAGAGAAAAATACAGAAGAGAATTCGAGGAAAAAAATCGGAAACAGCGGGAAAACTCGAAGTACCTCATGAGTCAGGTACAAATGAGGGCGACTATGGATGCTGAAGAAGATGATGTAGAAGAAATAGAGAGAGTGCGTAATGATAACATTGGCGAACGAAATGAGATTCCACCGAGGAAAAGCCACTCCAGCGACGAAGACGTTTTGAAAGCGGTTGCAGCAGAAGAAGACTATTGGCAGAAAAATTTAAGCAAAAAGATAGGAAGTGAAAAGAAGGATACTAGACATAGTGAACCTCCCAGAAGAGTCAGTAGTAGCGAATCGCTGACGCGGATCAATGGAATTGACTATGTTAGCGAAGACAATGTGGTCCGCAAAGAGAAAAAGTCCTTTGACCAGGAAGAACATCTTCGGAAACTTAAAGCAGAAGAAGAATCAGTGGCTCAAGAGGCTGAAAGGCAGATGAGAGAGAGAGCTGCTTTGAGACAACAAGCACAAGCCGAAGAACCCATCATTACGCCGGTGGAGAAGCCTTCCGTAGAATTCTCAGTCAATGAGGAAATGTTTGCTGACCTCCCAACTGaagaaaaacacaacaaacacTTTTATGATGAAAATAGCAATTACAGTGGACCGAATACAGAAACGTCTGTCCTAAGAAACGGATACCACAATGACGAGGAATACACGCTTCGTAAACAACTGGAACACGAAGAGAATGAAAGACATTATTCAGATTACATCTCAAAACCACAAGCAGAGGTGCTGCCCACTAACGGACATTTAGAAAGTGATGTTCACCACAAGACGCCCGCAAAACTGCTGAGAGAAAATGGAGACCAGTATTACCAAGATAACATCCCGGGAAATTCCGACGCAGCTCCAGAAGTAAACGGTTTTGAAGGTTATAGTATATACGAGACATTCATTCATGGCGAAAGCAATCACGTGATATGTGCCAGTTGTGGCACCTCAATTGAGAAAAGTCCATCGATGTACATAGCAGAATTGGACCGATACTGGCATGTTAACTGTTTTAGCTGTGTGGTGTGCAGAGCGTGGTTTGGTGACGAGTACAGTCCAGTCCTTCATATCACCAACTCCATGTTACATTGCGAGAGATGTTACATAACGGATGAAG GTGAAAGATGTACCGAGGTGTAG